From Candidatus Pedobacter colombiensis, one genomic window encodes:
- the coaD gene encoding pantetheine-phosphate adenylyltransferase, which yields MKIALFPGSFDPITIAHVDILKRALPLFDKIVVGIGLNSSKQSFLSAEKREEIVKTVFADTAQVEVQLYEGLTVDFCKKINAKYMVRGIRSVGDFEYERAIAQINQTMMPEMETIFILSKPEYSAISSTIVRDILRNNGNVSQFLPQEALPFL from the coding sequence ATGAAGATTGCACTTTTTCCAGGTTCATTCGATCCCATAACTATCGCTCACGTTGATATTTTAAAACGCGCGTTACCCTTATTTGATAAAATCGTGGTAGGCATTGGATTGAACAGTTCAAAACAAAGTTTTTTATCTGCAGAGAAGCGAGAAGAAATTGTAAAAACGGTATTTGCAGATACAGCCCAGGTTGAGGTACAACTTTATGAAGGTTTAACAGTTGATTTTTGCAAAAAAATAAATGCAAAATACATGGTCAGAGGAATTCGTTCTGTAGGAGATTTCGAATACGAAAGAGCCATTGCACAAATCAACCAAACCATGATGCCCGAGATGGAAACCATCTTTATACTAAGCAAACCCGAATATTCTGCAATCAGCTCAACCATTGTACGCGATATTTTGCGCAACAATGGGAATGTAAGTCAATTTTTACCACAAGAGGCGCTTCCCTTTTTATAA
- a CDS encoding AAA family ATPase → MDKAAIIAQSYEFTPTAEQLFFCKEMASFLSHELDNQCFILRGYAGTGKTTSVGALVKALTKFKIRSVLMAPTGRAAKVMSNYTGKKALTIHKKIYRKRSAVSTDLSFQLAPNLAEHTLFIIDEASMIADEWITHTGSSFLKDLMEFVYNGKNCAALFVGDTAQLPPVGSIDSPALNAAYVASNFGIQVKTVELKEVVRQEKKSGILANATMLRKLINDLEAKSDAKMILPKFITKNYKDIFRMTGLKLVEGLEYAYGKFGIENSLVVCRSNKSANVYNQQIRARLLYREEELTGGDQIMVVKNNYFWLPENESAAFIANGDMAKIVRVRNTEERYGFRFSEVQLEFMDFPDVGLVTCKVMLDTLTIDAPNLSHEQGTKLFEQLNIDYEHIKNKRERFNAIKEDPYYNALQIKFAYAVTCHKAQGGQWDAVFVDQGYLTDEMVDMDFLRWLYTGVTRAKRELFLVNFAPNLFLATAEDEF, encoded by the coding sequence ATGGATAAAGCAGCAATTATTGCCCAATCTTACGAATTTACTCCGACTGCCGAACAGCTTTTTTTTTGTAAAGAAATGGCTTCTTTTTTATCACATGAGTTGGATAATCAGTGTTTTATATTGAGAGGGTACGCAGGGACGGGGAAAACTACTTCTGTAGGAGCCCTGGTAAAGGCTTTAACAAAATTTAAAATCCGTTCGGTATTAATGGCGCCAACAGGAAGGGCGGCGAAGGTGATGAGCAATTATACCGGTAAAAAGGCCCTAACCATTCATAAAAAAATATATAGAAAACGATCGGCGGTTTCAACTGATTTGTCGTTTCAGTTGGCACCTAACCTGGCGGAACATACACTTTTTATCATTGATGAGGCATCGATGATTGCCGATGAATGGATTACGCATACTGGGTCATCCTTTTTAAAGGATTTAATGGAATTTGTGTATAATGGGAAAAATTGTGCTGCATTATTTGTGGGTGATACGGCACAATTGCCGCCGGTTGGGAGTATTGATAGTCCGGCTTTAAATGCAGCATACGTCGCATCAAATTTTGGTATACAGGTTAAAACAGTTGAACTGAAAGAGGTAGTGCGACAGGAAAAGAAATCAGGAATATTGGCCAATGCAACCATGCTGCGCAAGCTGATTAATGATTTGGAAGCGAAAAGCGATGCAAAAATGATTTTACCGAAATTTATAACCAAAAACTATAAAGATATCTTTAGGATGACAGGCCTAAAGCTGGTTGAAGGGCTAGAATATGCTTATGGTAAGTTTGGCATTGAAAACTCATTGGTTGTTTGCAGATCTAATAAATCGGCCAATGTATATAATCAGCAGATCAGAGCCAGGTTGCTTTATCGTGAGGAAGAGCTTACGGGTGGCGACCAGATTATGGTGGTGAAGAACAATTATTTTTGGCTGCCCGAAAATGAGTCGGCCGCTTTTATTGCTAATGGCGATATGGCTAAAATTGTAAGAGTAAGGAATACGGAAGAACGGTACGGCTTTCGTTTTTCGGAAGTACAGTTGGAATTTATGGATTTTCCGGATGTAGGACTGGTTACCTGTAAGGTGATGCTGGATACGCTTACAATAGATGCGCCAAATTTATCGCATGAACAAGGAACTAAACTATTTGAACAGTTGAATATTGATTATGAGCATATAAAAAATAAGCGGGAAAGATTTAATGCAATTAAAGAAGATCCTTATTATAATGCGCTGCAAATTAAGTTCGCTTATGCGGTAACCTGTCATAAAGCGCAAGGTGGGCAATGGGATGCTGTTTTTGTAGATCAGGGTTATTTAACGGATGAAATGGTAGACATGGACTTTTTAAGATGGCTATATACTGGGGTGACGAGAGCGAAAAGAGAATTATTTTTAGTAAATTTTGCACCTAATCTGTTTTTAGCTACGGCCGAGGATGAATTTTAA
- a CDS encoding MCP four helix bundle domain-containing protein → MRFAYSIKQKMKIAVLLFCIMACTLLIRFLEDKSVKSMNESFVSMYNDRLIPATDLFYVAENAYLKKSLFEDALYGPDQLFDAASLKAQLGKLNVSIDSLIDKYSKTFLVKQEKEQLEELKKDLESTVGVENKMLSIATTQGIGEARKLYSNEGRDSSNKTIKKLSELMSIQKQIGEELIKDSAFMVSGNKLYSTFQVVLAIVIGILIVGIVFTSNVVKITNEKFNLN, encoded by the coding sequence ATGAGATTTGCATATTCTATTAAACAAAAAATGAAGATCGCAGTGTTGTTATTCTGCATTATGGCCTGTACCTTATTGATTCGTTTTTTGGAGGATAAAAGTGTAAAGAGCATGAATGAGTCATTTGTATCCATGTACAATGACAGGCTTATTCCTGCCACTGATTTGTTTTATGTGGCAGAGAATGCTTATTTAAAAAAATCTCTGTTTGAAGATGCTTTATATGGGCCTGATCAGCTTTTTGATGCTGCAAGTTTGAAGGCGCAACTCGGGAAGCTGAACGTTTCAATTGATTCTTTGATTGATAAGTATAGTAAAACCTTTCTGGTAAAGCAGGAAAAGGAACAGTTGGAGGAACTTAAAAAAGACCTTGAAAGTACAGTAGGTGTGGAAAACAAAATGTTATCTATAGCGACTACACAGGGTATTGGAGAAGCCAGAAAGCTCTACAGTAATGAGGGAAGGGACTCATCAAACAAAACTATAAAGAAATTATCAGAGCTGATGAGTATTCAGAAGCAAATAGGGGAAGAATTGATTAAAGATTCAGCTTTTATGGTATCTGGTAATAAGCTGTATTCTACCTTTCAGGTAGTTTTGGCCATTGTTATTGGTATTTTGATCGTGGGGATTGTATTTACTTCTAATGTAGTAAAGATTACTAATGAGAAGTTTAATTTGAATTAA
- a CDS encoding DUF3822 family protein gives MDNKNSILLVDPEFDLNTAADCDLLLKITPDSFSYAIIDKGRRQLKAVYDEQECNDVPAMLAIKLKNDVYLTLAFKEIKAAVYTENSINVPNELFDPQQLNQYAKFFTETQSNNLYTRPFKTFGFTSIFTLQQFTEETLTTSLSNCKLYAQNAPVLTLAAQSDKTILLLDFTASSFNALYSTGEKLIFQNYYQTDNAEEFNYYLLLIVSQLNINTANTEVQLSGIIHSGDDYYQCIAKYFNNISFNCPPVKELDHKILDDMPAHYYSSLLALDLCE, from the coding sequence ATGGATAATAAAAACAGCATACTATTGGTTGATCCTGAGTTTGACCTGAATACGGCTGCAGATTGCGACCTGTTGTTAAAAATAACACCGGATAGTTTCTCTTATGCAATCATTGATAAGGGCCGCAGACAACTTAAAGCAGTTTATGATGAGCAGGAGTGTAACGATGTACCGGCAATGCTGGCCATCAAACTTAAGAATGATGTTTATTTAACCTTAGCTTTTAAAGAAATTAAAGCTGCTGTATATACAGAGAATTCGATCAATGTTCCTAATGAACTGTTTGATCCACAACAGCTCAATCAATACGCTAAATTCTTTACCGAAACACAATCAAATAACTTATATACCAGACCATTTAAAACATTTGGTTTTACCTCAATCTTTACCCTTCAGCAATTTACTGAAGAAACACTGACAACATCTTTAAGTAATTGCAAGTTATATGCGCAAAACGCACCTGTACTTACACTTGCGGCTCAAAGTGACAAAACGATTTTATTGCTCGATTTTACTGCATCTTCATTCAATGCTTTATATAGTACTGGCGAAAAGCTGATCTTTCAAAATTATTACCAGACTGATAACGCTGAAGAGTTTAACTATTATCTATTATTGATCGTTAGCCAGCTTAACATCAATACAGCCAATACAGAAGTACAGTTAAGTGGCATTATACATTCTGGAGACGATTATTATCAATGTATAGCAAAATACTTTAACAACATCAGTTTCAATTGCCCCCCTGTTAAAGAATTAGACCACAAAATTTTAGATGATATGCCTGCTCATTATTACAGCAGCTTGCTAGCCCTTGATTTATGCGAATAA
- a CDS encoding RsmD family RNA methyltransferase, with protein sequence MRIIGGKLKGIRLSAPESLPVRPTTDMAKEALFNILYNTYDFEECRVLDLFSGTGNISIEFASRGIKQVTAVDKHSGCVYWLKSVIKKYDLPEIDAHKDDVFKFLESDQETYQIIFADPPYDLPTIPLIPQLVMKNNLLTDNGLLIVEHPSLLKMKDQPGYKETRRYGNSSFSFFEKN encoded by the coding sequence ATGCGAATAATAGGAGGAAAATTAAAAGGCATTCGCCTTAGTGCCCCCGAAAGTTTACCTGTTAGGCCCACTACAGATATGGCCAAAGAAGCACTTTTTAACATTCTGTATAATACTTACGATTTTGAAGAGTGTAGGGTGCTTGATCTGTTTTCGGGAACAGGAAACATTAGCATAGAGTTTGCATCAAGAGGAATAAAACAGGTAACAGCGGTAGATAAACACTCAGGCTGTGTGTATTGGCTAAAATCAGTCATAAAAAAATACGATTTACCCGAAATAGACGCGCACAAGGATGATGTTTTTAAATTTTTAGAAAGTGATCAGGAGACCTACCAAATCATTTTTGCTGACCCTCCCTACGATTTACCAACAATTCCATTAATACCGCAGCTGGTTATGAAGAATAATTTACTTACTGATAACGGCTTGTTAATAGTAGAACATCCATCTTTACTAAAAATGAAAGACCAACCAGGTTATAAAGAAACCAGAAGGTATGGAAATTCATCTTTCAGTTTTTTTGAAAAAAATTAA